In Armatimonadota bacterium, the following proteins share a genomic window:
- a CDS encoding L-Ala-D/L-Glu epimerase has translation MVKTKCAMRVRYETFTVNKRFPLTISRGTTAQTTNLWLCVEADGIEGWGEASPFSIGAYRESTEALLEAAERVIALIESLHPLQRHRIEHLLKEHGMPRALCAAVDIALHDWLGKAVGLPLWKLWGLEREQIVPTTVTIGITSPDIARQRVRDWLALTGAKALKVKLGSPKGIEADKAMFDAVREESPAGIILRVDANGGWSLQDAITMCHWLAEHGVEYVEQPLPKGMEDSLPELYRQSPLPIFADESCFTSSDVVKLADRVHGVNLKMMKCGGLSEAMRIVHTARACGLQVMFGCYSDSSLAITAAAHLSPLADHLDLDSHLNLLDDPFVGAALQEGRVLPNDLPGLGVRRREDTA, from the coding sequence ATGGTGAAAACAAAATGCGCTATGCGTGTGCGGTATGAAACCTTCACGGTGAATAAGCGGTTCCCGCTCACTATCAGCCGCGGTACTACCGCCCAGACGACCAACCTGTGGCTGTGTGTGGAGGCGGACGGTATCGAAGGCTGGGGAGAGGCTTCGCCCTTCTCCATCGGCGCGTACCGCGAAAGCACCGAAGCTTTGCTGGAAGCGGCAGAGCGCGTAATCGCACTGATAGAGTCACTGCATCCTCTGCAACGCCACCGCATAGAACATCTGCTGAAAGAGCACGGTATGCCGCGCGCCCTCTGCGCAGCGGTAGACATCGCCCTGCACGACTGGCTGGGCAAGGCGGTTGGACTACCGCTATGGAAGCTGTGGGGGCTGGAGCGAGAGCAGATTGTACCCACCACCGTCACCATCGGTATCACCTCGCCAGACATCGCCCGACAGCGCGTGCGCGACTGGCTCGCTCTCACGGGGGCGAAGGCTCTAAAAGTGAAGCTGGGTAGTCCCAAAGGCATTGAGGCAGACAAAGCCATGTTTGACGCTGTGCGGGAGGAATCGCCGGCAGGCATTATCCTGCGCGTGGACGCGAACGGCGGCTGGAGCCTGCAGGATGCTATCACCATGTGTCACTGGTTGGCGGAGCACGGTGTGGAGTACGTGGAACAGCCGCTGCCCAAAGGAATGGAGGATTCTCTGCCGGAGCTGTACCGCCAATCGCCTCTGCCGATTTTCGCCGACGAGAGCTGCTTCACCAGCTCGGATGTGGTGAAGCTTGCCGACCGTGTACACGGGGTGAACCTGAAGATGATGAAATGTGGTGGATTAAGCGAAGCGATGCGCATTGTGCACACCGCCCGCGCGTGTGGACTGCAGGTGATGTTCGGCTGCTACTCCGATAGCAGTCTCGCCATTACCGCTGCTGCGCATCTCTCCCCTCTCGCCGACCATCTGGATCTGGACAGTCATCTGAATCTGCTGGACGACCCTTTTGTGGGCGCGGCACTGCAGGAGGGACGTGTTCTTCCAAACGACCTGCCCGGACTGGGGGTACGACGCCGTGAGGATACTGCCTGA
- the pdxS gene encoding pyridoxal 5'-phosphate synthase subunit PdxS, producing the protein MNEVEKATWRTKVGLAEMLKGGVIMDVTSPEQAEIAEEAGAVAVMALERVPADIRAQGGVARMTDPKIIKAIMKAVSIPVMAKCRIGHFVEAQILEALGVDFIDESEVLTPADEQHHINKHAFKVPFVCGCRDLGEALRRIGEGAAMIRTKGEAGTGNVVEAVRHMRAVMSGIRWLQSLREDELMAASKQLQAPYELVVEVHRTGKLPVPNFSAGGIATPADAALMMQLGAEAVFVGSGIFKSGDPKRRAKAIVDAVTYYNDPKILAEISEDLGEPMVGIDIRQLEEKELLAPRGW; encoded by the coding sequence ATGAACGAGGTAGAGAAGGCGACGTGGCGCACCAAGGTTGGGCTGGCGGAGATGCTCAAGGGTGGCGTGATTATGGACGTCACCTCGCCCGAACAGGCGGAAATCGCCGAGGAGGCGGGTGCGGTGGCAGTGATGGCATTAGAACGTGTGCCCGCTGACATCCGCGCGCAGGGTGGCGTCGCCCGCATGACCGACCCTAAAATTATCAAAGCCATCATGAAGGCGGTCAGCATTCCTGTGATGGCGAAGTGCCGTATTGGGCACTTTGTAGAGGCGCAGATACTGGAAGCGCTGGGTGTGGACTTCATCGACGAGAGCGAAGTGCTGACCCCCGCGGACGAGCAGCACCATATCAACAAGCACGCTTTCAAGGTTCCTTTCGTGTGCGGTTGCCGTGACTTAGGCGAGGCGCTGCGACGAATCGGTGAGGGCGCGGCAATGATACGCACCAAAGGCGAGGCAGGAACAGGCAACGTGGTGGAGGCGGTGCGCCACATGCGTGCGGTGATGAGCGGCATCCGCTGGCTGCAGAGCCTGCGCGAAGATGAACTGATGGCAGCGTCCAAACAGCTGCAGGCTCCGTATGAGCTGGTAGTGGAGGTGCACCGCACCGGTAAGTTGCCTGTGCCGAACTTCTCGGCGGGTGGTATCGCAACACCTGCAGATGCCGCACTGATGATGCAGCTGGGTGCTGAGGCGGTATTCGTCGGCTCGGGTATCTTCAAGTCGGGCGACCCGAAGCGACGCGCCAAAGCTATCGTGGACGCGGTGACCTACTACAACGACCCCAAGATTCTCGCGGAGATTTCGGAAGACCTTGGCGAGCCAATGGTAGGCATCGACATCCGCCAGCTGGAGGAGAAAGAGCTTCTGGCGCCGCGCGGGTGGTGA